Sequence from the Phragmites australis chromosome 6, lpPhrAust1.1, whole genome shotgun sequence genome:
GCTTTCATGAAAAGGATtgtgtcatcagcatattgaATTATTGGGAAATCCTCAGTGTAAGTGATTGGGATTGGCAAGCTAAGAATTCCCAATGTTCTTGCTTTATTGATTATGTACTGAAGTAGTTCAGCAGCCAACACGAATAATAAGGGAGATAAAGGATCTCCTTGTCTCACCCCTCTTTTGCAGTGAAAAAAATTACCAGGAACATTATTGAGCAATATAGCTGAAGTGCCAGAGCCAAGAATTTTTCCAATCCAACTGATCCATAAGTCATCAAAACCCAGATGCTTTAGCATATTCAGAATAGTGTTGTGCTCAATAGTGTCAAAAGCCTTTTCAAAGTCTAGTTTTAAAACCacaatttcttttttagaatGCTGGCACTGGTATATGTACTCAAAGACCCAAGCTAAACAATCTTGTATGGTTCTTGTTTTGATGAAACCATATTGATTGTCATGGATTATATTTGTGATGATGCCTTGCAATCTATTTGCCAAGAGCTTTGTGAGAATTTTCAAAACACAATTCAGTAAAGAAATTGGCCTAAAGTCATTGACTCCAGTTGGATTACTGTTCTTTGGGACCAAAGTAATGAATGAGCTATTGATGGCACACAGGTCTAGTAAGCCACTAAAGAAATCATCACATAAAGCATAGAAATCTTCCTTTACTATGTGCCAACATCTCTTGAGAAATAGGCCATTAAATCCATCAGGGCCTGGCGCTTTGTCAATAGGCATCTGCAATATAACTTTGTCAATTTCATCTCTGTTAAAGGGAGATGATAATTGCTCCAAGTTATGCCTGTTGACCAAGTTTTCTAGCTCAAAATACATCTCTGGATGATTTGTGGTTCCCATTCTTTTCTTAAAAGTGTCAAGTAGAATGGCTACCTTCTCATAGTGATCAGTGATAATTCTGCCATCTTGAGTCTCTAAGTTTGTAATAGTGTTGATTCTGTATCTCTCAGTTGCAGCAGCATGAAAGCCTGTTGTATCCTGATTTGCCATACCAACGCTGCATTTGAATGAATTGTACTGTCAACCACACTACCAGGTACTGTATTTCCTACTTCCTCAAGTGGAGCATTTCCTATCCAAAGCAATCATTTTGCATTCAACTGAAACACATTCAAGCGCACGGATGGATGTATGAAAGCTTGCTTatccatgtgatgatgatgatgatgatgaagcaaACTGGGAGCATGGCATGGCAGGATcggagatgatgatgaagaattTTCAAATTGATTTGAGTCAAATTCTGATCTTCTTTTGCCCTCCAGACTGTTGTCGTCTGGGAACACAAACAAAGCCATCTTCTTTTGCACGAATCTTGAAACACAAACACTTGCTGCTTCCTCCCTCCCCCGCCATGGATGATGGACCGCGCTCAATTCATTCACAACCATGTATTATCCCCTCGCTGCCGTCTCCTTGGCCGGCGCCCACTGCTCCcccgccgtcctcctccgccgctcctcctcgaggacaccgccgccgccacggagGCAGAGCAGGCGAAGGTCCACGTCCAtcgccgccgtctccgtccAAGCCGATGACTTCTTCACCGTCGACTTCGACCCCGACGAGTTCCAAGACCCTGATTCCAATGATGACGGGTCGCCCTGGGAGGGTGCGCTCGTGTACCGCCGCGACGCCGCTGTGCACCACCTCGAATACGCCACCACCCTCGAGCGCCTCGGCCTCGGGGACCTCTCCTCCACCGAATCccgcgcgcgcgccgccgccatggGATTGGCCATCCTCCGCTCCTCCAACAAGGCGGATGCGGAAGAGACCCCCGTGCTCGTCTCCGTGGACGTCACCAGGCGCCGCGGCCGCCTGCGCCTAGACGGCATCGTGCGCACCATCATCACCCTCGGCTGCTTCAGGTACACTTGTACCCTGCCGCTTCTTTCCTAGTGCTCACTATTCTCTACTACACCACACTACAGTATTGTTTCTTTCTACGCCTTCTTGCTTAGTACTGTAGGAGTATTACCTAACCTATTTAGTATTAGCCATCGTCAAAATAGTCTAGagacacaaagaagaagaaattaatttgTCTTCCTGCCATTGCCTGCCCTCCATGATTAGGACAAATTTCACAGACAAGTGCAGTGGCAGGCAATCTAACTATTACTTGTACTCTGCATCCATATATTAGCTTTGCCACGCTAGTAACATCATTTTGTTGTCTTTGCAATTTGTACCTGCAGTGTCTGACTTGGGCTGATGCCAACCACTCTCCAGTCCAGTCTAGGGATTCTGCATTCTTTTTACTTGAAAACCTATCCCTAGTCAGGCATAACCACATTCCCAACAGAAGGAGagagaaaacaaaattgcgTTGTTTCATAGTAATACTTCTCCGGGAACAAAATAGCCTGTTTGGTTAATGTCTCCTCATCTCTCATAAAACACTTCTTTTACCTCAAAACCAAAGTGCTAGTCTCTAAGCTGCAAATGTCATGTACTAATGTAGTTCTTGTCAAACATGGCAAGTAGTCAAGCTTCCTGCTCTACTGAAATGTGAAacttgaaaatatttttgtggtAATCACAACTATCTTAATACAGCAGCCGCAATGAATCGTGTGTGTCAGTTAGTGGTAACTAAgcacatgttttttcttttcttttccaggTGTGCTGAGCCAGCCCCTGAAGGTATATTTGCGAATTTTTCCCTGTTATTGACAGAAGATCCAGTAGAGGAACCAGACGTGGTTGATCTCGGCACGATATTTGAAGAAGATATTGCTAAAGATCCTTCGTTAACCGGCAGCCAAGTTGAAGGCGATGAAGATATTGACTGGGATGACCGCCTGCATTTCCCAGCTGGTGAGAGGGAGATCGATATCTCGAAGAACATCCGGGATATCATTCACCTGGAGATCACGATGGATGCCTTCTGCAGCCCCACTTGCAAAGGTCTCTGCCTTGTCTGCGGCACAAACCTGAACACGAGCAGCTGTAGCTGCAGCAGAGAGAAACCACAGGAGCCAAAGGACGTCGAGCAACGGGGACCTCTGAAGGAATTGTTAAAACCTATGCAACGTAAATGATGCAACGACCGTATGAGACTTTTGTGTTGTGATATGTAATGACTAGAATTAGCAGCTTGCAGTGTTCCAGGGGAGTACCCAGTTATGTGAGCTCATCTCGTACTATAGAATACTGCAGTATTGTACTATTGTTAGGCTATGGATGGATCCGTTCAACGTCTTATCCTTAGTTTTTTCAGTTCAAGGCTATCTATGATATGAGACACCAATTGGATCTTATTTATGGGAAGACACCGATTGGATTCGATCCGTGGAGTATGGGATTGTGAACGTACAAGAAGTAAACAACGAAACCTGAGATATCAAaatccaaaatatagcaaatctGGAGGGAAGAGTGTAATTTGTATGCTCTACTACCAGCAAACTGTTGTTATCATCTTATGATTCTTATGCACTAAAGAACAAATAGCAGTAGAGCATGTGATGTGTTAGTCCATCTCAACTAATAATACAACAACACGTGTAATCTGAATACAGGTCACTGCATGGTTGTTGCAACAAGCTCTCCGATGAGCTGATTTTTCGTGCTTCCATTCTCTGTTCTCCGAAGTTTATTATCCCAATGAAGTCCTTGGCGCAGTGAACTAAAAGTATCTAGCGCCGAAAGAGATACAGTTGAACATCTTCGGAGAACCACTAGCACCTCCTGCTTCAGCCATTCACTTCGGTTTGGTGTGCCTTAGTGGCACACCCTGTCCATTTAAAAGGACACCTCAGGAGATCATCACTCCAACTTTGCTCGCAAAATCGTCGTCATCTTCCAGATCATCATCTTCATAATCCTGGTAGTCATTATCATCCTCAGCATTGACGTCAGCCGTCTCATAGTCATAGTCTTCTGCTCCCTCTAGATCTTGATGCTCCTGCTCTTTACCTGCACCAGCAGCAGCTTCAGCAGCATTGTCATCAACAGGTGAGAGGGTATCGTCGTATGCCACATCGTCTTCAGGAAGGAaagcttctccttcttcttcttcttctccattgCCCTCCATGTTTGCCACGACTGTGTCATTCTCAAAGATTTGGAACTTACTCTGAGGTTCTTCTTTCACTCCTGCAGTGTCATCTTCTTCCTGTGTGCTACCAGAATGAGAAGCATTTTCAGAAGCtgcctctctttttctcttcaaTATCACACTTAACGGCTTTGGACCTTCAAATGGAACAGAGTCTGAAGATTCCCCGACAGAAATTATTTCTGAAGTCATTCGAACTGGCCTTGCAAAAGAGCCAGCACTCTTGCTGGCATCTTCTCCTGAGCTGCCAACAACCTTCTTTGCTTTCAACTCTGCAAGACTCTTTGGACCAGCAAAGTTCAATGATCCAGCATCTTCACCGCTACTTGCTTTTGCAACCGAACTTATTGCATTACCAGGGGTATCCTCATTTGATATAGCCTTTAGCCTTTCATGAAGCTTCCCTCGAAGGTCTGTTTGCTTCGGTGGTGACAACCTGGCTCTAGGCCCTctatctttctctttctctgaACGTGAGCCAAGTCTATCAAATGATGTCTCCCCAGGAAGTTTTATTCTACCGTGCAATCGAGATCGTGAGAGGTTGTCATGCGCAGCCTGCTCTTCACCTTGCCAGCGATGGTGATTGTGGCTTTCATCCTCAAGATACGGATCACGCCTATCAGGGACCTGAGTCGATCTGGAATCATTGAGCCTTCTTTGCTTCAGTAGCCTGTGGCGCAAATCCAAACTGCGTGCAGTCACAGGCATAGGCTCTTTCTGGGAAATCCTTCTCTCCGACAACAATCTCTCAGCTGAACTTCTGTATGCCTTTTCTGATTCATAGATACCATTTGTTTGCCTCATCATCCCAGTGTGCTGCTCCCCATTAGTACGATGGTAACTGTTATGGTTTCCCTTGAATGACTGTTCAGCGTCGTCATCAACGCCACCAACAAGAACACCGGAACCAGCAGAAGCTTCCCTCACAAATTCGCCCACCTCCGTATCATTCTCAGCTAAGTCATTTTCAACTGAAGGCTGAGATTGATAATGCTTTGTTGTACCAGAGCGCACATAAGAATTACTGTGATTCTGATAAATTCCTGATGAATGACCAGCCCTGCTTGTCAGAtcatgcttctgagctggtttGCTGTCATGAGCGCTGCTGACCTTCGACTTGTCAAATATGCCTGGATGTGTATTCTGCTGGGCTGAAGAGTTTGGTTTTATCCAGGAGTTCTTTAACTGAGGATGAGGCTGCAAAGCGGGAACAAAAACCTTTGCCATCTGCTGTGGAGCAGGATTTCCAGCAGCATGTGGCGCATGCAAGAAGGCACACCTGTCCCCTTTCGCACACATGCCTTTCTGAAAGTAATAACATGGAACACCCTGCTTGGCTGTGCCACTGGCAGGAATAGATCCATGGGCTTGAGCTGGCACAGGAACTTGTGGTGCAGACTGTTGAGCTGCCCGTGGAGTTGTTGGTGCTCCAAGGCTGTCCAATGGCTGAAAGGTAAAGCAGCTCATCAGTTATCAATCCCAGGTGCTCATatatttatttgcataaatggaTATGTTGTGTTTGTTTTGTCGCAAGAATAAGGCTATTACATTAACTGCTACAGCTTACAAATCCTGTCTGTCACTGAGGCATTAACTGGCTAGAATTGCAGTAATTTCGATTCAAGATAAATAGAAGGGGAGGGAGTACCGGGTGCCTAAATGAACATTTAGGATTTGCACAGTTGCCATTGAACCAATACCAACAATCCCTTGGATTCATCCTGGCAGAATCACTATGGCGGTACTCACATCCACTTCCCTGCATGGACAAAAAACAACATATCAATATAATTCAGATAAGGGGATTGTAGTGAAGAAATCAAATAGTAAGGTGCAATGCGCAGTCAACTAATGGAAACGTTATTCCTATGTTTCTTCCAAGTTATTTCGAGTTAGTCACAACCAAGGATCCATTCAAGAAAGGTCATCATATCCCTATCAGGTTCTGCTACGATACTAGTTATTCAGCTCCGATTCTGCTACTTTATTGCTACGGTATTTGTGCCTTACAAGTCACATGGTTTAGGACATGTATTTGAGGGAAATATTGTAATGAACATTGTTTATCCTGCAGGCAAGATGGAAAATGTGATTATATAGACAGATAGGTCATTAGGGATCGAGTAAGGCACATGTCTTGGTTTCAACATTTTACCCAAGTTTGAAATATGACATAGGTCTTGGTGGACAGGACAACCTGTCAGAGCAATTGCTCACTGAATTCTGGAAGTCTTGTTGGCAGAAATCCACATAGTGATAGCGAAAGGTGGTCATTCCATTGGGTGGTATTTACTGCTTCAAATCTACGGTTCTAAATTCCATTAATTTCTCACCAGTTATCACTgtcttctttttaattttacCATACCATTTGAAATGATAATAAGCCGTTGTTTGAATCTTCTTTATGTTGTAAGTGGTGCGCAGGCGGCCTGCCATTGAAGTGATGCATCTCGTCTTGATACAGCTTTAGTTTCTTTTTAAGTCGCCCATGAAAAATATCATTCTTTGCCCCATCCAATCTAAGTTTATTTCAACTAGCAACAGAAATTGGCATATTGTACAGTTCCTATTTTTAAATTGTCAGGTTACACAAAACTAGGGATTACCATCTTAACCAACTAGCAAGTGTGAAATTCCAATGCCCCAAGCGGCCCAAGTgctatttttctcttttctctctctctttccgcCCTGTACTTTTTATATATCATTTCTATTAATATATAACCGGTAGGGGACGTCCTACTgttcgataaaaaaaaagatggccTAACTATTTAGTGTATCTAGTATGATGCTCTCTAACGGTAACCTAGAAGTTCCAGTGCCATGCAACTAGAAAACAAGCAGCTACCCACGCAGTATTCCCGTGACAAAGCTGGAATCTTCAAACATGAATTGAGCAACGATTCTGTTTCACTCAATGTACCGAAGACATACTGCTGATATGAACTCCAAGAAAGCTCCATCGGCGTATGTGATAACACGCGAGAGATGCATGCTACACCCAATTTGCAGTCCagaaaagaaaagcttccagTAGCGAATCATCCATAGCAAAAATCCCCCTTTTTTTCATCACATCAAGGCATGACAACTAAGAGATTCTGGCAACTACTAGGCGTACAAGGTTACCATCATCATTCACAAGTGAAAACAAAATCGTAACGATATGTGGCAAGCTGTTAAAACAAGATAATATTTGAAACTTATTTCCGCATGTTAACCTAATCATGCATTTTGGAAAGGGCCTGAAGAAGGCTACGGACTAATGTTAGCGTAAATCACAGAGAGCAAACGGATCTAGACGATTAATAATCATAAAAGTAGACAAACAATTCTTTTTGCAAGACGTGAATTAGCTTGTCCCTCTTGCTCCCAGAAGCAAATCGAAATgaaggctccaccccaaaaatTAGGCAAGAAAGAATAGTTGCAGTACATTCTGGGACGAAGAGGAATCCCAGAAAACTGAAGTCGTAAATACGATTCGATCCAGATCGAAGCCCTCTTTTTAAGGCGCGtcacatgtgtgtgtgtgtttataGACTAAAAATCGCGTGAGCCTGCAGTTGACGAGACGCCAATCGGAAGGAGATCACAGCATCTAGGCGAGCAAGAAAGCGAGCAAAAGCAAGAAGGAACAAGAGCAGAGGTAAAAGAATAGGCAGCGGAGCAAGAaacgggagagagagagagagagaccttcTTGCAGGTCAACGGGGAGGCGAGGAAGTAGATGCAGTC
This genomic interval carries:
- the LOC133920837 gene encoding zinc finger CCCH domain-containing protein 19-like isoform X1, encoding MSVLSSLAAAAASPRMDMDSATRPDEEEARRRRTTDCIYFLASPLTCKKGSGCEYRHSDSARMNPRDCWYWFNGNCANPKCSFRHPPLDSLGAPTTPRAAQQSAPQVPVPAQAHGSIPASGTAKQGVPCYYFQKGMCAKGDRCAFLHAPHAAGNPAPQQMAKVFVPALQPHPQLKNSWIKPNSSAQQNTHPGIFDKSKVSSAHDSKPAQKHDLTSRAGHSSGIYQNHSNSYVRSGTTKHYQSQPSVENDLAENDTEVGEFVREASAGSGVLVGGVDDDAEQSFKGNHNSYHRTNGEQHTGMMRQTNGIYESEKAYRSSAERLLSERRISQKEPMPVTARSLDLRHRLLKQRRLNDSRSTQVPDRRDPYLEDESHNHHRWQGEEQAAHDNLSRSRLHGRIKLPGETSFDRLGSRSEKEKDRGPRARLSPPKQTDLRGKLHERLKAISNEDTPGNAISSVAKASSGEDAGSLNFAGPKSLAELKAKKVVGSSGEDASKSAGSFARPVRMTSEIISVGESSDSVPFEGPKPLSVILKRKREAASENASHSGSTQEEDDTAGVKEEPQSKFQIFENDTVVANMEGNGEEEEEGEAFLPEDDVAYDDTLSPVDDNAAEAAAGAGKEQEHQDLEGAEDYDYETADVNAEDDNDYQDYEDDDLEDDDDFASKVGVMIS
- the LOC133920838 gene encoding large ribosomal RNA subunit accumulation protein YCED homolog 1, chloroplastic, coding for MYYPLAAVSLAGAHCSPAVLLRRSSSRTPPPPRRQSRRRSTSIAAVSVQADDFFTVDFDPDEFQDPDSNDDGSPWEGALVYRRDAAVHHLEYATTLERLGLGDLSSTESRARAAAMGLAILRSSNKADAEETPVLVSVDVTRRRGRLRLDGIVRTIITLGCFRCAEPAPEGIFANFSLLLTEDPVEEPDVVDLGTIFEEDIAKDPSLTGSQVEGDEDIDWDDRLHFPAGEREIDISKNIRDIIHLEITMDAFCSPTCKGLCLVCGTNLNTSSCSCSREKPQEPKDVEQRGPLKELLKPMQRK
- the LOC133920837 gene encoding zinc finger CCCH domain-containing protein 19-like isoform X2, encoding MNPRDCWYWFNGNCANPKCSFRHPPLDSLGAPTTPRAAQQSAPQVPVPAQAHGSIPASGTAKQGVPCYYFQKGMCAKGDRCAFLHAPHAAGNPAPQQMAKVFVPALQPHPQLKNSWIKPNSSAQQNTHPGIFDKSKVSSAHDSKPAQKHDLTSRAGHSSGIYQNHSNSYVRSGTTKHYQSQPSVENDLAENDTEVGEFVREASAGSGVLVGGVDDDAEQSFKGNHNSYHRTNGEQHTGMMRQTNGIYESEKAYRSSAERLLSERRISQKEPMPVTARSLDLRHRLLKQRRLNDSRSTQVPDRRDPYLEDESHNHHRWQGEEQAAHDNLSRSRLHGRIKLPGETSFDRLGSRSEKEKDRGPRARLSPPKQTDLRGKLHERLKAISNEDTPGNAISSVAKASSGEDAGSLNFAGPKSLAELKAKKVVGSSGEDASKSAGSFARPVRMTSEIISVGESSDSVPFEGPKPLSVILKRKREAASENASHSGSTQEEDDTAGVKEEPQSKFQIFENDTVVANMEGNGEEEEEGEAFLPEDDVAYDDTLSPVDDNAAEAAAGAGKEQEHQDLEGAEDYDYETADVNAEDDNDYQDYEDDDLEDDDDFASKVGVMIS